From Mesotoga infera:
TCTCGACAAAGAACTCAGAAGCTGATAAGAATTTAGCATATGTCGGTTATTCCTGTATAGGAAATTCAGCCACTTTAATCAGCGGAGATGCAAAGGGAGAGAAGGGAATAGTCATAGGCAAGCATGGCGGTATAAATCATGTCTTGATCCACTTCAAAGAAGACATAAAGAATAAGATGGCGATCGGAGACAAGATACAGGTTGTTGGATTCGGTCAGGGATTGGTGCTTGAAGATCATCCCTCGATAAGGGTTTACAATATCGATCCAGAACTACTCGATAGAATTCCCCTTGAAGAAGGAGAAGGAAAGATCCACTTCCCGGTAAGGGCAATAGTACCCGGTTATCTCATGGGTTCCGGCTCAGGATCGGGAGATCCTTCCGGTGGCGACTACGACATCATCACAAATGACAGGGCACTCATAAAGAAAGTCGGTCTCGACAGGCTTAGAATAGGCGATTTTGTAGCCCTCGAAAATCACAACGATTCTTTCGGACTTGGAGGTTATATGGAGGGCTCCGTTACTATCGGAGTAGTTGTGCACGGAGACTGTATAATTACCGGTCACGGCCCCGGCGTAACGGTAGTAATGGCCGACGGCAAGGGCATAATAATACCGGAAATAAGCGAAAGATCAAACGTAATCGACTTCATCTGACAGTCCGGACAGAATTGTCAAAACGATGAATGGAGGAAAAGATGAGCGGATTCAGACCGGAAGTCTGGGTTACGAGCAAAGAACTTGTATCTCAGGAATCTCTTGGCAAGATGATCGAAAAACTCGAGGGGATCAATCCCGTTAGGGCCTATATACAGGTTGTGAACCGCGCCGACTCTTACTACTCCTCGAA
This genomic window contains:
- a CDS encoding DUF4438 domain-containing protein, with protein sequence MKTNKAFVVKISVSGEVAHPLRRSPFRLEVDGTPRLFPGTGGITYNFALGDSAFKMVGDHVEPDVSTKNSEADKNLAYVGYSCIGNSATLISGDAKGEKGIVIGKHGGINHVLIHFKEDIKNKMAIGDKIQVVGFGQGLVLEDHPSIRVYNIDPELLDRIPLEEGEGKIHFPVRAIVPGYLMGSGSGSGDPSGGDYDIITNDRALIKKVGLDRLRIGDFVALENHNDSFGLGGYMEGSVTIGVVVHGDCIITGHGPGVTVVMADGKGIIIPEISERSNVIDFI